Proteins encoded within one genomic window of Humulus lupulus chromosome 1, drHumLupu1.1, whole genome shotgun sequence:
- the LOC133785301 gene encoding 1-aminocyclopropane-1-carboxylate oxidase homolog 1-like — protein sequence MEVLGESLCYDRAREVKLFEETRAGVKGLVDSGVTKVPRFLIHPPESFKESSPVAEEEEEDDDDDGVLDDDDEFDQVPVIDLDGYDDDEEKDGVGRSTRRAEVVRKIREAAESWGFFQMVNHGVPDAVLNGMLEGIREFHEQPNESKIAWYSRDPKKRVRFYCNGDLLVSRTANWRDSIIFDFQDGPLEKEAFPSVCRERVEEYMKHVLKLRQVLSELLSEALGLSKDYLGRTECMKSETLVCHYYPLCPEPDLTQGTTKHSDPSSLTLLLQDHMGGLQVLRRNRWVDVPPLPSVLVANVGDLMQLITNDKFKSVEHRVLAGKHGARVSAACFFYPSATHRHKPYGPIKEFLSEEEPPKYRETNISDYLAYYRSKGLDGNSALPYFRI from the exons ATGGAAGTACTAGGTGAGTCGCTATGTTATGACAGAGCCAGGGAAGTGAAACTGTTCGAAGAAACAAGAGCCGGAGTCAAGGGTCTTGTTGATTCCGGAGTCACCAAGGTCCCCAGATTCCTCATCCACCCACCGGAGAGTTTCAAAGAAAGCTCTCCGGTggcggaggaggaggaggaagatgaTGACGACGACGGTGtacttgatgatgatgatgagtttgatCAAGTCCCGGTCATCGATCTCGACGGCTACGATGATGATGAGGAGAAGGATGGTGTTGGCCGCTCTACCAGACGAGCTGAGGTTGTTAGAAAAATCAGAGAAGCAGCTGAGTCGTGGGGTTTCTTTCAAATGGTCAATCACGGTGTCCCTGATGCCGTACTGAACGGCATGTTGGAAGGTATACGAGAGTTTCACGAGCAGCCGAACGAGAGTAAGATAGCCTGGTACTCTAGAGACCCTAAGAAAAGAGTGAGATTCTACTGTAATGGGGATTTGCTCGTTTCCAGAACAGCCAACTGGAGAGACTCCATTATCTTCGATTTCCAAGACGGTCCTTTAGAAAAGGAAGCCTTTCCCTCAGTCTGcag GGAGAGAGTAGAGGAGTACATGAAGCACGTGTTGAAGCTGAGACAAGTGTTGTCGGAGCTTCTATCGGAGGCTCTGGGGCTGAGCAAAGACTACTTGGGAAGAACAGAGTGTATGAAGAGTGAGACTCTGGTGTGTCACTATTACCCGCTTTGCCCCGAGCCCGACTTGACCCAAGGCACTACCAAGCATTCCGACCCATCTTCTCTGACCCTTCTTCTTCAGGACCACATGGGCGGCCTCCAAGTTCTCCGCCGGAACCGCTGGGTCGACGTTCCGCCCTTGCCCTCTGTTCTGGTCGCCAACGTCGGCGACCTCAtgcag TTAATAACAAATGACAAGTTCAAAAGTGTGGAGCATAGAGTGCTGGCAGGGAAGCATGGTGCGAGGGTATCGGCAGCATGTTTTTTCTATCCAAGCGCCACGCACAGACACAAACCGTACGGACCCATTAAAGAATTTCTGTCCGAGGAGGAGCCACCTAAGTACAGAGAAACTAATATATCTGATTATCTTGCTTATTACAGATCCAAGGGTCTCGATGGAAACTCTGCTCTTCCTTATTTTAGGATTTAA
- the LOC133833968 gene encoding uncharacterized protein LOC133833968 — protein MGFPYFLGRALFASVFIFSAHQDTVVAAMAIKGLGGILFIFGSSTGAYLLLLHQMIATPLLYIIFMTMMAMMRKRIYSIVHQIYSALYIWEYGTFGALLFFIGMKSSVPKKLHKKKVNKTKNF, from the exons ATGGGCTTCCCTTATTTCCTTGGAAGAGCCCTATTCGCCTCTGTTTTCATATTCTCTGCTCACCAAGA TACTGTTGTTGCGGCTATGGCTATCAAGGGACTTGGAGGCATTCTCTTTATCTTTGGCAGCTCAACTGGAGCCTATCTTTTG CTGTTGCATCAAATGATTGCTACTCCTCttctatatataatttttatgacTATGATGGCCATGATGAGAAAAAGAATTTACTCAATTGTTCATCAAATTTACTCAGCTCTATATATATGGG AATATGGCACTTTTGGGGCATTGCTATTCTTCATAGGGATGAAGAGCTCAGTTCCAAAGAAACTACACAAGAAAAAGGTTAACAAGACAAAAAATTTCTAA